The proteins below are encoded in one region of Microbispora sp. NBC_01189:
- a CDS encoding BTAD domain-containing putative transcriptional regulator: MAVFSVLGALQAIREDGPIEFGGPRQRSVLGRLLVARGQVVPVGRLISDLWRDQPPPGAAGSIQTYVSHLRRALEPQRTIRTPARLLVTVPPGYALRAEHVDAWRFEELVRLGSRRLLDGDAAAAVVALEEALALWKGPAYQEFASADWALNEIARLDEVRATAVEQRASAVMALGTPGSVVADLRAHLAEHPLREEGWRLLATALYRQGRQGDALAALREARRMLVAELGVDPGPALRRLEAGILAHSPELDLPRTAREAERDNPAARLPLPRGLPAVLLQVRTAAPTAAPTAAPTAAPAAGLAEISTTVPVAAARQEGRIRLFGRRSEVSLLLGLSEGVALVTGEAGMGKTALVEEVAAVRAGRGARVAIGRCPATRGAPPGWAWAEILRTLTTAVPPREHTARSVRGEGFHGRRAVAAYLRDTAAEAPILLVVEDLHRADRETLDTLLDVVAETAGAAVAVVCTFRQEEAGRLTGTAAALARREPLRIGLRGLRPGAAAGLVTAVAGLPVTRPALTALAARTGGNPFFLRETARLIAAEGEAAALTTVPAGVRDVVAARLAVLPARVRTVLDVAAVLDAEVPGKHAGGVDLDVLAAVHGGGEDAVVDAAEEALLAGMLVEPGDGGLRFASPVLRDTVYGAMPLLRRARTHARVAAVLERLRPDEAAALAHHHALGGDPVRAARYALTAAERADLRYARRESGLTRAPGSRPARDYASVARDRLRETQNPPTGASLL; the protein is encoded by the coding sequence ATGGCGGTCTTCTCCGTACTCGGAGCGCTACAAGCCATCCGCGAAGACGGGCCGATCGAGTTCGGCGGCCCACGTCAGCGTTCGGTGCTCGGGCGGCTTCTGGTCGCCCGGGGCCAGGTCGTGCCGGTCGGGCGGCTGATCAGCGATCTGTGGCGGGACCAGCCGCCGCCGGGCGCCGCCGGTTCGATCCAGACGTACGTCTCCCACCTGCGCCGGGCCCTGGAGCCGCAGCGGACGATCCGCACGCCCGCGAGGCTCCTCGTGACCGTGCCCCCGGGGTACGCCCTGCGCGCCGAGCACGTGGACGCCTGGCGGTTCGAGGAACTGGTGCGGCTGGGCAGCCGCCGGCTGCTCGACGGTGACGCCGCCGCCGCGGTCGTCGCCCTGGAGGAGGCGCTGGCCCTGTGGAAGGGCCCGGCGTACCAGGAGTTCGCCTCGGCGGACTGGGCGCTGAACGAGATCGCCCGGCTCGACGAGGTCCGGGCGACGGCCGTCGAGCAGCGGGCCTCGGCGGTGATGGCGCTCGGCACGCCCGGCTCGGTCGTCGCGGACCTGCGCGCCCACCTCGCCGAGCACCCGCTGCGCGAGGAGGGCTGGCGGCTGCTCGCCACCGCGCTCTACCGGCAGGGCAGGCAGGGCGACGCGCTCGCCGCGCTCCGCGAGGCCCGCCGCATGCTCGTGGCGGAACTCGGCGTCGATCCCGGTCCCGCGCTGCGCCGCCTGGAGGCCGGCATCCTCGCCCATTCCCCCGAGCTGGACCTGCCCCGCACGGCCCGTGAGGCCGAGAGGGACAACCCGGCCGCACGTCTCCCTCTCCCGCGCGGCCTCCCAGCAGTTCTCCTTCAAGTCCGCACAGCGGCTCCCACAGCGGCTCCCACAGCGGCTCCCACAGCGGCTCCCGCGGCCGGCCTCGCGGAGATTTCCACCACGGTTCCCGTGGCAGCGGCCCGTCAGGAAGGCCGGATCCGGTTGTTCGGGCGGCGGAGCGAGGTGTCGCTTCTGCTGGGCCTGTCCGAGGGCGTCGCACTCGTCACGGGCGAGGCGGGCATGGGCAAGACCGCGCTCGTGGAGGAGGTCGCCGCCGTCCGGGCGGGGCGGGGCGCGCGGGTCGCGATCGGGCGCTGCCCGGCGACCCGGGGCGCGCCGCCCGGCTGGGCCTGGGCCGAGATCCTCCGTACGCTCACGACGGCCGTGCCGCCGCGCGAGCACACGGCCCGGAGCGTGCGGGGGGAGGGATTCCACGGGCGGCGGGCGGTCGCGGCCTACCTGCGCGACACCGCGGCGGAGGCGCCGATCCTGCTCGTCGTCGAGGACCTGCACCGCGCCGACCGGGAGACGCTGGACACCCTCCTGGACGTCGTCGCGGAGACGGCCGGTGCGGCCGTCGCCGTCGTCTGCACCTTCCGGCAGGAGGAGGCGGGCCGGCTGACGGGGACGGCGGCGGCGCTCGCCCGGCGCGAACCGCTCCGGATCGGCCTGCGCGGCCTGCGGCCCGGCGCCGCCGCCGGCCTCGTCACCGCCGTCGCCGGCCTGCCCGTCACCCGCCCGGCCCTGACCGCGCTCGCCGCGCGCACCGGGGGCAACCCCTTCTTCCTCCGGGAGACCGCGCGCCTGATCGCGGCCGAGGGCGAGGCGGCGGCCCTGACGACCGTTCCCGCCGGGGTCCGCGACGTGGTCGCGGCACGCCTCGCCGTCCTGCCCGCCCGGGTGCGTACGGTGCTGGACGTGGCGGCGGTGCTCGACGCCGAGGTCCCGGGGAAGCACGCCGGGGGCGTCGACCTCGACGTGCTCGCGGCCGTTCACGGCGGTGGTGAGGACGCCGTGGTGGACGCGGCCGAGGAGGCGCTCCTGGCCGGGATGCTCGTCGAACCCGGCGACGGCGGGCTCCGCTTCGCCAGCCCCGTCCTCCGCGACACCGTGTACGGCGCGATGCCGCTGCTGCGCCGCGCCCGCACGCACGCCCGGGTGGCGGCGGTGCTCGAACGGCTGCGCCCGGACGAGGCGGCGGCGCTCGCGCACCACCACGCGCTGGGCGGCGACCCGGTGAGGGCGGCACGGTACGCCCTGACCGCCGCCGAGCGGGCCGACCTCCGCTACGCGCGGCGGGAGAGCGGGCTCACCCGGGCACCCGGGTCGCGGCCCGCCAGAGACTACGCCTCGGTGGCCCGCGACCGGCTCCGGGAGACACAGAACCCGCCGACGGGTGCAAGCCTTCTTTAA
- a CDS encoding cytidine deaminase produces the protein MTQTLDPEDTKIITLARSARARAGAPEGAAVRDETGRTYAATTVALPSLRLSALQAAVAMAVASGAKSLEAAAIVSEADEPGEQDVSVVEDMGNGTLFLAAPDGSLKGRYI, from the coding sequence GTGACACAGACGCTGGACCCCGAGGACACCAAAATCATCACGCTGGCCAGGTCGGCGCGGGCACGCGCGGGCGCCCCGGAGGGCGCCGCGGTGCGTGACGAGACGGGCCGAACGTACGCCGCGACGACGGTGGCGCTGCCCTCGCTCCGGCTCTCGGCCCTCCAGGCGGCCGTGGCCATGGCCGTGGCCAGCGGGGCGAAGTCGCTGGAGGCGGCGGCGATCGTCAGCGAGGCCGACGAACCCGGCGAGCAGGACGTCTCCGTCGTCGAGGACATGGGCAACGGCACGCTGTTCCTGGCCGCCCCGGACGGCTCGCTGAAGGGCCGGTACATCTGA
- the era gene encoding GTPase Era, producing MNAEPSGFRAGFACFVGRPNVGKSTLMNALVGTKVAITSSKPQTTRRAIRGIVHRPDAQLVIVDTPGFHRPRTLLGERLDSLVLSTLTEVDVIGFCVPANEPIGKGDRFIVEKLTAVKKTPVVAVVTKCDLATREQIAHQLLAVSALAEFAEIVPVSGQSGEQLGVLADVLIKRLPESPPLYVGGELTDEPEQVLVAELIREAALEGVRDELPHSIAVMVEEMNPREGRDDLLDVYAHMFVERQSQKAIVIGPGGARLKDVGTRARQQIEALLGTRVYLDLRVKVAKEWQRDPKQLRRLGFYD from the coding sequence GTGAACGCCGAACCCAGCGGTTTCCGCGCGGGCTTCGCCTGCTTCGTCGGCCGGCCCAACGTCGGCAAGTCGACGCTGATGAACGCACTGGTCGGCACCAAGGTGGCGATCACGTCGTCGAAGCCGCAGACCACGCGGCGGGCCATCCGCGGCATCGTCCACCGGCCGGACGCCCAGCTCGTCATCGTCGACACCCCCGGCTTCCACCGTCCGCGCACCCTGCTGGGTGAGCGGCTGGACAGCCTGGTGCTGTCCACGCTCACCGAGGTCGACGTCATCGGGTTCTGCGTCCCGGCCAACGAGCCGATCGGCAAGGGCGACCGGTTCATCGTCGAGAAGCTCACCGCGGTCAAGAAGACGCCGGTCGTGGCCGTCGTGACCAAGTGCGACCTCGCCACCCGGGAGCAGATCGCGCACCAGCTCCTGGCGGTGTCCGCGCTGGCCGAGTTCGCGGAGATCGTCCCGGTGTCCGGGCAGAGCGGCGAGCAACTCGGCGTCCTCGCCGACGTGCTGATCAAGCGGCTGCCCGAGTCGCCCCCGCTGTACGTCGGCGGCGAGCTGACCGACGAGCCGGAGCAGGTGCTCGTCGCCGAGCTGATCCGCGAGGCGGCACTGGAGGGCGTGCGGGACGAGCTGCCCCACTCGATCGCCGTCATGGTGGAGGAGATGAACCCCCGGGAGGGCCGCGACGACCTGCTCGACGTGTACGCCCACATGTTCGTCGAACGGCAGTCGCAGAAGGCGATCGTCATCGGCCCGGGCGGCGCCCGGCTCAAGGACGTGGGCACCCGCGCCCGGCAGCAGATCGAGGCCCTGCTCGGCACCCGGGTCTACCTCGACCTCCGGGTGAAGGTGGCCAAGGAGTGGCAGCGCGACCCCAAGCAGCTGCGCCGGCTCGGCTTCTACGACTGA
- a CDS encoding urease accessory protein UreD encodes MSTAAAVTARALIRTSMAGGGTRLETLWSDPPLTLRQTGPHRVHLVSTGAGPLRGDHLDLGVDVAPGTSLEVCSVAATLVLPGLAEAPSIMLVRARVGAGATLRFSPEPTVLAAGCSHHLVVRLSLAEDATVLWREEIVFGRHGERPGRCQARFDATVAGRPLLRQNLVIGEETVDGSPAVYGDARCVGSTLVAGPAWRPSAGDKRERRAVVGEGWAALPLAGPGVLVSALGADAVQLRRRLERGEDAAAAHATG; translated from the coding sequence GTGAGCACGGCGGCGGCGGTCACCGCGCGGGCGCTGATCAGGACGAGCATGGCCGGTGGCGGCACCCGGCTGGAGACCCTGTGGTCGGACCCGCCGCTGACCCTGCGGCAGACCGGCCCGCATCGGGTGCATCTGGTCTCGACGGGCGCCGGGCCCCTGCGTGGCGACCACCTCGATCTCGGCGTGGACGTCGCGCCGGGCACGTCGCTGGAGGTGTGCTCGGTGGCCGCCACGCTGGTGCTGCCGGGCCTCGCGGAGGCTCCCTCGATCATGCTGGTGCGGGCACGGGTGGGGGCCGGTGCGACGCTGCGCTTCTCCCCCGAGCCGACCGTGCTCGCCGCCGGGTGCTCCCACCACCTGGTCGTACGGCTCTCGCTGGCGGAGGACGCGACCGTCCTGTGGCGCGAGGAGATCGTGTTCGGGCGGCACGGGGAGCGGCCGGGCCGCTGTCAGGCGAGGTTCGACGCGACCGTCGCCGGACGGCCCCTGCTCCGGCAGAACCTGGTGATCGGCGAGGAGACCGTGGACGGCAGCCCCGCCGTCTACGGAGACGCCCGGTGCGTCGGCTCCACCCTGGTCGCGGGCCCCGCCTGGCGGCCGTCCGCCGGGGACAAGCGGGAGCGGCGGGCGGTGGTCGGAGAGGGCTGGGCCGCGCTCCCGCTCGCCGGTCCCGGCGTGCTGGTCTCCGCCCTGGGCGCGGACGCGGTGCAGCTCAGACGGCGGCTCGAACGCGGCGAGGACGCCGCCGCAGCACACGCGACCGGCTGA
- the ureG gene encoding urease accessory protein UreG, which yields MGAYHDDLHDAAAPDGRALRLGIGGPVGSGKTALVAALCRSLGPSLRLGVVTNDIYTTEDADFLRRAGVIDPERIQAVQTGCCPHTAIRDDIAANIDAVETLEERFGPLDLVIVESGGDNLTATFSRGLADRQIFVLDVSGGDKVPRKGGPGVTTADLLVINKTDLAPMVGADLTVMSRDAAAVREGRPVLFTSIREDRSAHMVAQWVTDMVDVWRHEHGVAHHHGDRDSAERKEREEHEEQPSRPVTAP from the coding sequence ATGGGCGCTTACCACGACGACCTTCACGACGCGGCCGCGCCGGACGGGCGGGCGCTCCGCCTCGGCATCGGCGGCCCGGTCGGCAGCGGCAAGACGGCCCTGGTGGCGGCGTTGTGCCGCAGCCTCGGGCCGTCGCTGCGGCTCGGGGTCGTGACCAACGACATCTACACCACCGAGGACGCCGACTTCCTGCGCCGGGCGGGGGTGATCGACCCGGAGCGGATCCAGGCGGTGCAGACCGGGTGCTGCCCCCACACCGCGATCCGCGACGACATCGCGGCCAACATCGACGCGGTCGAGACGCTGGAGGAACGGTTCGGGCCGCTCGACCTGGTGATCGTCGAGAGCGGCGGCGACAACCTGACCGCGACCTTCAGCCGGGGGCTGGCCGACCGGCAGATCTTCGTGCTGGACGTGTCCGGCGGCGACAAGGTGCCCCGCAAGGGTGGCCCGGGCGTGACGACGGCCGACCTGCTGGTCATCAACAAGACCGACCTCGCGCCGATGGTCGGCGCCGACCTGACCGTGATGTCCCGCGACGCGGCGGCCGTACGGGAGGGCAGGCCGGTGCTGTTCACCTCGATCAGGGAGGACCGGAGCGCGCACATGGTCGCGCAGTGGGTGACCGACATGGTCGACGTCTGGCGGCACGAGCACGGCGTCGCCCACCACCACGGCGACAGGGACTCGGCGGAGCGGAAGGAGCGCGAGGAGCACGAGGAGCAGCCGTCGCGTCCCGTCACGGCGCCGTGA
- a CDS encoding urease accessory protein UreF, translating into MDGMRGDPAALLLLADSRLPAGGHAHSGGVEEAVRLGTVTDVDDLARFLRGRLATAGLVTAALSAAACELAAAEDVRRRLWRRLDDEADARTASPAQREAARTQGRLLLRTARRLWPSAALDTLARAIPEGPHHPIALGAAAASAGCEPQQAALAAAYTSVTGPATAAVRLLGLDPVTVHRLLADLAPALNDAAHAACASLMDTVLTEPVRTDTVLMDGEPMDTRITDTTPTTPALNDPAGDSDPLPGDAPGSARTEWRGGWAGLPGHSAPALDLLAEGHLANPMKLFVS; encoded by the coding sequence ATGGACGGCATGCGCGGAGACCCGGCGGCCCTGCTGCTGCTCGCCGACTCCCGGCTGCCCGCGGGCGGTCACGCCCATTCGGGCGGGGTGGAGGAGGCCGTGCGGCTCGGCACGGTCACCGACGTCGACGACCTCGCGCGGTTCCTGCGGGGCAGGCTCGCCACCGCCGGTCTCGTGACCGCGGCCCTGTCGGCCGCCGCCTGCGAGCTCGCGGCGGCGGAAGACGTCCGCCGGCGGCTGTGGCGGCGGCTGGACGACGAGGCCGACGCGAGGACCGCGTCGCCCGCCCAGCGGGAGGCCGCGCGGACCCAGGGGCGGCTCCTGCTGCGTACGGCCCGCCGGTTGTGGCCCTCGGCGGCCCTGGACACGCTGGCGCGGGCCATCCCGGAAGGCCCGCATCACCCGATCGCGCTGGGCGCCGCGGCGGCGTCCGCGGGCTGCGAGCCCCAGCAGGCGGCGCTGGCCGCCGCCTACACCTCGGTGACGGGCCCGGCCACGGCCGCCGTGCGGCTCCTCGGCCTCGATCCGGTCACCGTCCACCGCCTGCTCGCCGACCTCGCGCCGGCGCTCAACGACGCGGCCCACGCGGCCTGCGCGTCCCTCATGGACACGGTGCTGACGGAGCCCGTCCGGACAGACACGGTGCTGATGGACGGGGAGCCGATGGACACGAGAATCACGGACACGACGCCGACCACCCCGGCGCTGAACGACCCGGCGGGCGACTCCGATCCGCTGCCGGGCGACGCGCCCGGATCCGCCCGTACGGAGTGGCGAGGGGGCTGGGCGGGGCTGCCCGGGCACAGCGCGCCGGCCCTCGACCTCCTCGCGGAGGGACACCTGGCCAACCCGATGAAGCTCTTCGTCTCCTGA
- a CDS encoding urease subunit alpha — translation MPSIERSRYAALYGPTTGDRVRLADTDLYVEVTEDLSMGPAGAGDEAVFGGGKVIRESMGQARATRAEGAADLVITGAVILDHWGVVKADIGVRDGRIVAIGKAGNPDTMDGVHPDLVIGPSTEILGANGKIVTAGAVDSHVHLICPQILDEALASGVTTIVGGGTGPAEGTKATTVTGTWYVGRMLESLDAYPINVALLGKGNTVSEEGLLEQLRAGASGFKLHEDWGTTPAVIDACLRVCDATGVQVAIHTDTLNEAGFVESTLGAIAGRGIHAYHTEGAGGGHAPDIITVASHANVLPSSTNPTRPHTVNTHHEHLDMLMVCHHLNPSIPEDLAFAESRIRPSTMAAEDVLHDIGAISMIGSDSQAMGRVGETVIRTWQTAHVMKRRRGALPGDGPADNLRARRYVAKYTINPAVAHGLDAEIGSVEPGKLADLVLWSPAFFGVKPELVLKGGVIAYAQMGDANASIPTPQPVLPRPMFGAAPVTAAATSLHFVAPLALEGGLADRLAVRRRLAPVADVRARRKDAMPLNDALPDIRVDPDTFAVHVDGELIEPAPAESLPMAQRYFLF, via the coding sequence GTGCCTAGCATCGAGCGCTCCCGCTACGCCGCGCTGTACGGGCCGACCACCGGCGACCGGGTGCGACTGGCCGACACCGACCTGTACGTCGAGGTGACCGAGGACCTCTCGATGGGGCCGGCCGGAGCCGGCGACGAGGCGGTGTTCGGCGGCGGCAAGGTCATCCGCGAGTCGATGGGACAGGCGCGCGCCACCAGAGCCGAGGGCGCGGCCGACCTCGTCATCACCGGCGCGGTGATCCTGGACCACTGGGGGGTCGTCAAGGCCGACATCGGGGTGCGCGACGGCCGCATCGTCGCCATCGGCAAGGCCGGCAACCCCGACACGATGGACGGCGTCCACCCCGATCTGGTCATCGGCCCGTCCACCGAGATCCTCGGAGCCAACGGCAAGATCGTCACGGCGGGGGCGGTCGACTCGCACGTCCACCTGATCTGCCCGCAGATCCTCGACGAGGCGCTCGCCTCGGGCGTGACCACGATCGTCGGCGGCGGCACCGGGCCCGCCGAGGGCACCAAGGCCACCACCGTGACCGGCACCTGGTACGTCGGCCGGATGCTGGAGTCCCTGGACGCGTACCCGATCAACGTGGCCCTGCTCGGCAAGGGCAACACCGTCAGCGAGGAGGGGCTGCTCGAACAGCTCAGGGCCGGCGCCTCGGGGTTCAAGCTGCACGAGGACTGGGGCACCACCCCCGCTGTCATCGACGCGTGCCTGCGGGTGTGCGACGCGACGGGCGTGCAGGTCGCCATCCACACCGACACCCTGAACGAGGCGGGGTTCGTGGAGTCGACCCTGGGGGCCATCGCCGGCCGGGGGATCCACGCCTACCACACCGAGGGCGCCGGGGGCGGGCACGCGCCGGACATCATCACGGTGGCCTCCCACGCCAACGTGCTGCCGTCGTCCACGAACCCGACCCGGCCGCACACGGTCAACACCCACCACGAGCACCTGGACATGCTCATGGTGTGCCACCACCTCAACCCCTCCATCCCGGAGGACCTGGCCTTCGCCGAGTCGCGGATCCGGCCGTCGACGATGGCGGCCGAGGACGTGCTGCACGACATCGGCGCGATCTCGATGATCGGCTCGGACTCGCAGGCGATGGGACGCGTGGGCGAGACCGTCATCCGCACCTGGCAGACGGCGCACGTCATGAAGCGCCGCCGGGGCGCGCTGCCCGGCGACGGCCCGGCCGACAACCTGCGCGCCCGCAGGTACGTCGCGAAGTACACGATCAACCCTGCCGTCGCCCACGGGCTCGACGCGGAGATCGGCTCGGTCGAGCCCGGCAAGCTCGCGGACCTCGTCCTGTGGAGCCCGGCCTTCTTCGGGGTCAAGCCCGAGCTCGTGCTCAAGGGCGGGGTCATCGCGTACGCGCAGATGGGCGACGCGAACGCGTCGATCCCGACGCCGCAGCCGGTGCTGCCCCGCCCGATGTTCGGCGCGGCCCCGGTCACCGCCGCGGCGACGTCGCTGCACTTCGTCGCGCCGCTCGCGCTGGAGGGCGGGCTCGCCGACCGGCTGGCCGTCCGCAGGCGGCTGGCCCCGGTGGCCGACGTACGCGCCCGGCGCAAGGACGCGATGCCCCTCAACGACGCCCTGCCGGACATCCGGGTGGACCCCGACACCTTCGCCGTACACGTGGACGGCGAGCTCATCGAGCCCGCCCCGGCCGAGTCGCTGCCGATGGCGCAGCGCTACTTCCTCTTCTGA
- a CDS encoding urease subunit beta, with protein MSAASGAGAPGEILYGEGDVPLNPGRERITLRVVNTADRPVQVGSHYHFAAANPGLEFDREAAWGHRLDIPAGTAVRFEPGVERDVTLVPLAGARVVPGLRPEWAGPLDERPTGTESPAGTERTTGA; from the coding sequence ATGAGCGCGGCGAGCGGCGCGGGCGCGCCGGGCGAGATCCTGTACGGCGAGGGCGACGTGCCGCTGAACCCCGGCAGGGAGCGGATCACCCTGAGAGTCGTCAACACGGCGGACCGGCCGGTGCAGGTCGGGTCGCACTACCACTTCGCCGCCGCGAACCCCGGTCTGGAGTTCGACCGGGAGGCGGCCTGGGGCCACCGCCTCGACATCCCCGCGGGCACCGCCGTCAGGTTCGAGCCCGGCGTGGAGCGCGACGTGACGCTGGTTCCACTCGCGGGCGCACGGGTGGTGCCCGGCCTGCGCCCCGAGTGGGCCGGGCCCCTGGACGAGAGACCGACGGGGACCGAAAGCCCGGCGGGGACCGAAAGGACGACGGGTGCCTAG
- a CDS encoding urease subunit gamma produces MRLTPHEQERLLIHVAAGVARDRKERGLRLNHPEATALIASFLLEGARDGRSVADLMDAGRRVLRREDVMEGVPEMLESVQIEATFPDGTKLVTVHHPIP; encoded by the coding sequence ATGCGGCTCACTCCACACGAACAGGAACGGCTCCTCATCCACGTCGCCGCGGGCGTGGCCCGCGACCGGAAGGAGCGCGGCCTTCGCCTCAACCATCCGGAGGCGACGGCCCTCATCGCGTCATTCCTCCTGGAGGGCGCCCGGGACGGCCGGAGCGTCGCCGACCTCATGGACGCCGGCCGCAGGGTGCTGCGGCGCGAGGACGTCATGGAGGGCGTGCCCGAGATGCTGGAGTCCGTGCAGATCGAGGCCACCTTCCCCGACGGCACCAAGCTCGTCACCGTCCACCACCCGATCCCATGA
- the urtA gene encoding urea ABC transporter substrate-binding protein, which produces MALSAVTLAACAGQSGKSDTSASSGGGDTIKVGILHSLSGTMAISEVTVRDAELLAIDEINAAGGVLGKKLEPVVEDGASDWPTFAEKATKLIAQDKVATVFGGWTSASRKAMLPVFEKRKALLWYPVQYEGLESSPYIFYTGATTNQQIVPGLDYLKEKGKKKLFLVGSDYVFPRTANKIIKAYAAANGMEVLGEEYTPLGHTEYSTLVNKITEAKPDAVFNTLNGDSNVAFFKQLKSAGVSAEQMPVMSVSVAEEEVKGIGVDNVAGQLVAWNYYQTTDTPANQKFVASFKAKYGADKVTSDPMEAGYNAVYLWAEAAKKAGSTDVEAVKKAAGGVTLDRPEGKVTIDGDNQHVYKTARIGVVQPDGQIKEVWNSGEPIKPDPYLKTYSWAGGLV; this is translated from the coding sequence ATCGCGCTCTCGGCGGTGACGCTCGCGGCGTGCGCCGGACAATCTGGAAAAAGTGACACATCAGCCTCATCGGGGGGCGGAGACACCATCAAGGTCGGCATCCTCCACTCCCTCAGCGGCACCATGGCCATCAGCGAGGTCACGGTCAGGGACGCCGAACTGCTCGCCATCGACGAGATCAACGCGGCGGGCGGGGTGCTGGGCAAGAAGCTGGAGCCCGTCGTGGAGGACGGCGCATCCGACTGGCCGACGTTCGCGGAGAAGGCCACCAAGCTGATCGCGCAGGACAAGGTCGCCACGGTCTTCGGCGGCTGGACGTCGGCGAGCCGCAAGGCGATGCTCCCCGTCTTCGAGAAGCGCAAGGCGCTGCTGTGGTACCCGGTCCAGTACGAGGGGCTGGAGAGCTCCCCCTACATCTTCTACACGGGCGCCACGACCAACCAGCAGATCGTCCCGGGCCTCGACTACCTGAAGGAGAAGGGCAAGAAGAAGCTCTTCCTCGTCGGCAGCGACTACGTCTTCCCGAGGACCGCGAACAAGATCATCAAGGCGTACGCCGCGGCGAACGGCATGGAGGTCCTCGGCGAGGAGTACACCCCGCTCGGGCACACCGAATACAGCACGCTGGTCAACAAGATCACCGAGGCGAAGCCGGACGCGGTGTTCAACACCCTGAACGGCGACAGCAACGTCGCGTTCTTCAAGCAGCTCAAGAGCGCCGGGGTCAGCGCCGAGCAGATGCCGGTCATGTCGGTCTCGGTGGCCGAGGAGGAGGTCAAGGGCATCGGCGTCGACAACGTCGCCGGGCAGCTCGTGGCCTGGAACTACTACCAGACGACCGACACCCCGGCGAACCAGAAGTTCGTCGCCTCCTTCAAGGCCAAGTACGGCGCGGACAAGGTGACCTCCGACCCCATGGAGGCCGGATACAACGCCGTCTACCTTTGGGCCGAGGCCGCCAAGAAGGCCGGGAGCACCGACGTCGAGGCCGTGAAGAAGGCGGCCGGGGGCGTCACGCTCGACCGCCCCGAGGGCAAGGTCACGATCGACGGCGACAACCAGCACGTGTACAAGACCGCGCGCATCGGCGTCGTCCAGCCGGACGGCCAGATCAAGGAGGTCTGGAACTCCGGCGAGCCGATCAAGCCGGACCCCTACCTCAAGACGTACTCCTGGGCCGGCGGCCTGGTCTGA
- the urtB gene encoding urea ABC transporter permease subunit UrtB: protein MEGVLNQLPIGLSIGAVLLLIALGLTFTFGQMGVINMAHGEFIMAGAYTAFLLQGVGFLVALPAAFVVAGLMGLVLERTLIRRFYGRPLDTLLLTWGVSLMLQQLARDLFGAPNVQVVSPAWLRGGLGILPYNRLFIMALAVLSVLAIWAYMHKTGQGRRMRAVMQNRRLAATSGIDTGRVDQRTFFIGSGLAGVAGVALTLIGPVGPTLGTYYIVDAFLVVVAGGLGQLRGAVLAAVGLGLLNSYAEFWSDASLAKVIVFVAIIGFLQIRPQGLFFVRSRALT from the coding sequence GTGGAAGGGGTGCTGAACCAGCTGCCGATCGGACTGTCGATCGGAGCGGTCCTGCTGCTCATCGCTCTCGGGCTGACCTTCACGTTCGGGCAGATGGGCGTGATCAACATGGCCCACGGCGAGTTCATCATGGCGGGGGCCTACACGGCCTTCCTGCTGCAGGGCGTGGGCTTCCTGGTGGCCCTGCCGGCGGCCTTCGTGGTCGCCGGGCTCATGGGCCTGGTGCTGGAGCGCACGCTCATCCGGCGCTTCTACGGCCGCCCGCTGGACACGCTGCTGCTCACCTGGGGAGTCAGCCTGATGCTCCAGCAGCTGGCCCGGGACCTGTTCGGGGCGCCCAACGTGCAGGTCGTCTCGCCGGCCTGGCTGCGCGGCGGCCTCGGCATCCTGCCGTACAACCGGCTGTTCATCATGGCCCTCGCCGTGCTGTCGGTGCTCGCCATCTGGGCGTACATGCACAAGACCGGGCAGGGCCGGCGGATGCGGGCGGTGATGCAGAACCGCAGGCTCGCGGCGACCAGCGGCATCGACACCGGGCGCGTCGACCAGCGGACGTTCTTCATCGGCTCCGGCCTGGCCGGGGTCGCGGGGGTCGCCCTCACGCTGATCGGGCCGGTCGGGCCGACGCTCGGGACGTACTACATCGTCGACGCGTTCCTGGTGGTCGTGGCGGGCGGTCTCGGGCAGCTCCGCGGCGCGGTGCTGGCCGCGGTCGGCCTCGGCCTGCTGAACTCCTACGCCGAGTTCTGGAGCGACGCCAGCCTGGCCAAGGTGATCGTCTTCGTGGCGATCATAGGGTTCCTGCAGATCCGGCCGCAGGGGCTGTTCTTCGTCCGATCGCGGGCGCTGACGTGA